A window of the Caldalkalibacillus salinus genome harbors these coding sequences:
- a CDS encoding ClpP family protease, whose amino-acid sequence MHYDEVNQYRPGATTPANPAQPQPSTKQPKQNPGKGGGGGMMEKIKQLGTTQVPAPDNSVHCLTIVGQIEGHLQLPPQNKTTKYEHIIPQLVAAEQNPKVEGILIILNTVGGDVEAGLAIAEMIASLSKPSVAIVLGGGHSIGVPIAVAADYSYIAETATMTIHPVRLTGLVIGVPQSFEYLDKMQDRVVSFVTRHSNIKEELFKKLMFQTGELTRDIGTNVVGTDAVKYGLIDNVGGLGDGLKKLNDLIEERKPEQTEGHYPPNEEEDNVVQGNEGRDQDQGGMLQ is encoded by the coding sequence ATGCATTATGATGAAGTCAACCAATATAGACCCGGAGCAACCACCCCGGCTAATCCCGCCCAACCTCAGCCTTCAACCAAACAGCCCAAACAAAATCCGGGAAAAGGAGGAGGTGGGGGTATGATGGAGAAGATAAAACAATTAGGAACAACACAAGTACCCGCTCCCGACAATTCAGTCCATTGTTTAACGATCGTGGGTCAAATAGAAGGGCACCTACAACTACCCCCACAAAATAAAACTACTAAGTATGAACATATTATCCCTCAGCTTGTGGCTGCGGAACAAAACCCGAAGGTGGAAGGAATATTAATCATTTTAAACACTGTGGGTGGCGATGTAGAAGCAGGTCTTGCCATTGCAGAAATGATTGCGAGCTTGTCTAAACCAAGTGTCGCCATTGTCCTAGGCGGTGGACATAGCATTGGAGTACCTATAGCGGTAGCCGCTGACTACTCCTATATTGCCGAGACAGCGACCATGACCATACATCCGGTACGATTAACGGGACTTGTGATCGGTGTGCCTCAATCCTTTGAATACCTAGATAAAATGCAAGATCGTGTCGTCAGCTTCGTCACACGCCACTCTAATATCAAAGAGGAATTATTTAAGAAACTGATGTTTCAAACGGGCGAACTGACAAGAGATATCGGGACGAATGTTGTGGGAACAGATGCGGTGAAGTATGGGCTTATCGATAACGTTGGCGGACTAGGTGACGGATTAAAAAAATTAAATGACCTTATTGAAGAGCGTAAACCTGAACAAACCGAGGGTCACTATCCACCGAATGAAGAGGAAGATAACGTCGTCCAGGGCAATGAAGGACGTGACCAGGATCAAGGAGGAATGTTGCAGTGA
- a CDS encoding YlzJ-like family protein, which translates to MIIYTSMPLEHVFDGYDTFNPDYEEIVHQGVNMLIEPCGVYQGRIVRLLSTDPQDFLNPDYSPGQVIHFRSS; encoded by the coding sequence GTGATTATTTATACCTCAATGCCCTTAGAACATGTCTTTGATGGTTATGATACCTTTAACCCAGATTATGAGGAAATTGTTCATCAGGGTGTAAATATGTTAATCGAACCTTGTGGGGTATATCAAGGACGTATTGTTCGTTTACTAAGCACCGATCCTCAAGACTTTTTAAATCCTGATTATTCACCTGGCCAAGTGATTCACTTTCGTTCCTCCTAG
- a CDS encoding DNA translocase FtsK 4TM domain-containing protein, which yields MGRKRKRRKAQLKKSLVFELYGLILLAVALIGLVRPGAVGRALNGVFRFFAGNWDFLIPLSLLVLAVYIMWKRTWEISWSHRSAGIVILCLFMLAMSHYKLVYNASNGGQIQELSTLGLTWELYKEDMSMSSDDSAQGIDEGKPDLGGGMIGAILFGFLHTMFGQVGTLLLLSIILLIGILLTTGRSYMDIILGVKKRIGSTIAWVSSKREATREMWDQLKEEEEKEREKEHEQTATPTTAEGDTVQVKEEAPTVDTHTETLQPESVPSNDQEPSPVIHDFTDVAYQTDQEDPEAHDVSLEAGQDTKNTNEAFILHTEQGTSDTTGFEGDKDSSGGLVAYADEEQNYQLPPFSILKKQSRKNITEKKGLASNAAKLEQTLQSFGVNVKVTNVHRGPAVTRYEVLPDVGVKVSRIVSLTDDIALALAAKGIRLEAPIPGKSAIGIEVPNEDVSMVTLREVLESSQYHESPSKLTIALGRDISGEPIVAHLNKMPHLLVAGATGSGKSVCINGIISSVLYKAKPQEVKLMLIDPKMVELNTYNGIPHLLTPVVTDTRKAAVALKKVVGEMERRYDQFSQMGTRDIERYNEVIQKQNAKNPENKQPLLPYIVVIVDELADLMMVAPGDVEDAICRLAQMARAAGIHLIIATQRPSVDVITGVIKANIPSRIAFGVSSQADSRTILDMGGAEKLLGRGDMLFMPVGASKPMRVQGAFLSDEEVDEIVSYCIGQQKAEYHEEMTPSESEEKNNDPSEIEDDLYQDAVDLVVNQGTASVSMLQRRFRIGYTRAARLIDAMEAKGVVGPYEGSKPREVLLTKDESHIS from the coding sequence GTGGGGAGAAAAAGAAAACGACGTAAAGCACAACTAAAAAAATCCCTCGTTTTTGAATTATATGGGTTAATACTCCTCGCAGTTGCTCTCATTGGGCTAGTGCGACCAGGTGCTGTGGGGCGGGCACTTAATGGTGTTTTTCGCTTTTTTGCTGGCAACTGGGACTTTCTCATCCCTTTATCGCTCCTTGTTTTAGCGGTGTACATCATGTGGAAACGTACATGGGAAATCAGTTGGAGTCATCGCTCAGCCGGTATCGTCATATTGTGCTTATTTATGCTCGCGATGAGTCACTACAAACTCGTTTATAATGCTTCTAACGGAGGTCAAATCCAAGAATTGAGTACGTTGGGGCTAACTTGGGAGCTTTATAAGGAAGACATGAGTATGTCCTCAGACGATTCAGCCCAAGGGATTGATGAAGGAAAACCCGACCTTGGGGGTGGCATGATTGGCGCCATCTTGTTTGGTTTTTTACATACCATGTTTGGACAAGTGGGCACGTTGCTCTTGCTGAGCATTATCTTATTGATCGGTATTCTCCTCACGACAGGTCGATCATATATGGATATTATCCTTGGGGTGAAGAAGAGGATTGGAAGCACCATCGCATGGGTTTCTTCAAAACGTGAAGCGACCAGAGAGATGTGGGATCAGTTAAAAGAAGAAGAGGAAAAAGAACGAGAAAAAGAACACGAGCAGACAGCCACACCAACAACGGCTGAGGGTGATACGGTACAGGTCAAAGAAGAAGCGCCGACGGTAGACACCCATACTGAAACGTTACAACCTGAGAGCGTACCATCAAACGATCAAGAACCCAGTCCTGTCATCCATGATTTTACCGATGTGGCCTATCAGACCGATCAGGAAGACCCTGAGGCTCACGATGTGTCACTAGAAGCGGGTCAGGATACCAAGAATACCAATGAAGCCTTCATCTTACATACAGAACAGGGTACATCAGACACAACTGGATTTGAAGGTGATAAGGATTCCTCAGGGGGGCTTGTGGCTTACGCTGACGAGGAACAAAACTATCAGTTACCACCATTCTCCATACTGAAGAAGCAGTCACGAAAAAATATCACAGAGAAAAAAGGTCTTGCCAGCAATGCGGCAAAACTTGAACAAACCTTACAGAGCTTTGGTGTGAACGTTAAGGTAACGAATGTACATAGAGGGCCGGCAGTGACTAGGTATGAGGTACTGCCAGATGTCGGTGTAAAAGTAAGTAGAATTGTAAGCTTAACGGATGATATTGCTCTTGCATTGGCTGCAAAAGGCATCAGGCTGGAGGCCCCGATACCAGGGAAGTCAGCTATAGGGATAGAGGTGCCCAATGAAGACGTCTCCATGGTGACATTGAGGGAGGTCCTTGAGAGTTCGCAGTATCATGAATCCCCTTCAAAGCTGACGATCGCCTTAGGGAGAGACATATCTGGTGAACCCATCGTGGCCCATCTGAACAAAATGCCCCATCTCCTGGTAGCAGGGGCAACGGGGAGTGGGAAAAGTGTGTGTATCAACGGCATTATATCCAGTGTCCTGTACAAAGCCAAACCGCAAGAAGTGAAGCTTATGCTTATCGACCCTAAGATGGTGGAGCTCAATACGTATAATGGTATCCCACACCTCCTCACACCTGTTGTGACTGACACTAGAAAAGCAGCTGTTGCGCTTAAGAAGGTTGTGGGAGAAATGGAACGACGTTATGACCAGTTCTCACAGATGGGCACACGAGACATAGAGAGATACAACGAAGTGATCCAAAAACAAAATGCCAAAAATCCAGAGAACAAACAACCTCTGCTGCCATACATTGTCGTGATTGTCGATGAACTTGCTGACCTCATGATGGTGGCGCCTGGTGATGTAGAAGATGCGATATGTCGCTTGGCACAAATGGCTAGAGCGGCAGGCATTCATCTCATTATCGCTACACAGCGTCCGTCAGTGGATGTGATTACAGGAGTGATCAAAGCGAATATCCCATCAAGAATAGCGTTTGGCGTGTCTTCCCAAGCGGATTCAAGAACCATATTAGACATGGGTGGGGCAGAGAAGCTTCTCGGCCGAGGGGATATGTTATTCATGCCTGTGGGAGCCTCTAAGCCTATGCGGGTTCAAGGTGCTTTCTTATCAGATGAGGAAGTGGACGAGATTGTCAGTTACTGTATCGGACAACAAAAAGCAGAGTATCATGAGGAAATGACGCCAAGCGAATCGGAAGAAAAAAATAATGACCCTAGTGAAATTGAAGATGATCTTTACCAAGATGCGGTCGACCTCGTGGTGAATCAAGGGACAGCATCCGTGTCTATGCTCCAACGTCGTTTCCGTATTGGATATACACGAGCAGCAAGGTTAATTGATGCTATGGAGGCAAAGGGCGTCGTAGGGCCTTATGAAGGCAGCAAACCTCGTGAGGTTCTACTAACCAAAGACGAAAGTCATATCTCTTAA
- a CDS encoding DUF3907 family protein → MPDFHLKETCEWTHQRLKQIAAQLETYLNETTLNGLVETDENPEDVHEYYKGYLQDLRHLLVNCENAYEKLGICLRRAQFNRAFAEDALYQVYHSCVNLFFYPINESYEEDGRHSYTGRDAILFKREIDPKLKNVTLSLSKLFEELREDLMYYETDYVTTRRMQRK, encoded by the coding sequence ATGCCCGATTTCCACTTGAAAGAAACATGTGAATGGACACACCAACGTTTAAAGCAAATCGCTGCACAATTAGAAACATACTTAAACGAAACCACCCTTAATGGGTTAGTTGAGACCGATGAGAACCCTGAGGATGTACACGAATATTATAAAGGGTATTTACAGGATCTCAGGCATTTGTTGGTCAATTGTGAAAACGCTTATGAAAAGCTTGGCATCTGCTTAAGAAGAGCGCAATTTAATCGCGCTTTTGCTGAAGACGCTTTATACCAAGTGTATCACTCTTGCGTTAACCTCTTTTTCTATCCGATAAATGAATCATATGAAGAGGATGGACGCCATTCTTATACAGGAAGAGACGCAATCCTGTTTAAAAGAGAGATTGACCCTAAGTTAAAGAACGTCACTTTATCCCTTTCAAAGCTCTTTGAAGAACTGAGAGAAGATCTCATGTATTATGAAACAGACTATGTCACAACAAGACGTATGCAAAGGAAATAA
- the yfmF gene encoding EF-P 5-aminopentanol modification-associated protein YfmF has product MTLPFLTEKVNDIPVHIYPTDKYKTNFISLYIRQPLADEHHTKVALIPQILNRGTEKYPTAGQFKQALEELYGASLNADVMKRGEEQIIVFRMQMANEKFLSDQTPLLEKGIELLSEVLLRPLTENDSFVERHVDIEKELLKRRLEQIKDDKMRYANKRCVEEMFAEERFRLFSNGSLDQIIDLSPKQLYQYYRQMIESHPIELFVAGDVDKDQVKNTVQQHLQLPRGEQIKMHGTEIKKEVVEEREVVERTKISQGKLHIGCRTATVYNDDDYVALQVCNGVFGGFSHSKLFQHVREKESLAYYVSSSVESHKGFMMIMSGIEFKNYQKTVDIIKQQLKETANGNITDEELNQTKAVLVNQILESEDQPFQQMERYMHGIIGRQQRPSEELIEKINQVTKEDIQKVAKKIKVDTIYFLTSEEEGE; this is encoded by the coding sequence ATGACGCTTCCTTTTCTCACGGAGAAAGTCAATGATATCCCCGTACATATATACCCTACGGACAAATATAAAACCAATTTCATCTCCCTGTATATTCGCCAGCCACTCGCTGACGAACACCATACTAAGGTGGCTCTGATTCCTCAAATCCTGAATCGTGGAACAGAAAAGTACCCAACTGCGGGTCAGTTCAAACAAGCGTTAGAAGAATTATACGGTGCCTCTCTAAACGCCGACGTTATGAAGCGTGGAGAAGAACAGATCATCGTTTTCCGTATGCAAATGGCCAATGAAAAATTCCTATCAGATCAGACGCCGTTGCTAGAAAAAGGGATCGAACTCCTAAGTGAGGTGCTCCTGCGTCCGCTGACTGAGAACGATAGCTTCGTTGAGCGCCATGTGGACATTGAAAAAGAGTTGCTCAAACGTAGGTTAGAGCAGATCAAAGATGACAAGATGCGCTATGCAAATAAGAGATGTGTAGAAGAAATGTTTGCAGAAGAGCGCTTTCGCTTGTTCTCGAACGGAAGCTTAGATCAAATTATCGATTTGTCTCCGAAGCAGCTATATCAGTACTACCGTCAGATGATCGAGTCACATCCGATTGAGCTGTTTGTGGCAGGTGATGTTGATAAGGATCAAGTGAAGAATACCGTCCAACAGCACCTCCAACTACCACGAGGCGAACAAATTAAGATGCACGGGACTGAAATCAAAAAAGAAGTCGTTGAGGAACGTGAGGTTGTTGAACGGACAAAAATCTCACAAGGGAAGCTACATATCGGTTGTCGGACCGCTACCGTCTATAATGACGATGATTATGTTGCGCTACAAGTGTGTAACGGTGTTTTCGGTGGCTTTAGTCACTCCAAACTATTCCAACACGTACGGGAAAAAGAATCCCTTGCCTACTATGTCTCCTCCAGTGTTGAGAGTCACAAAGGTTTCATGATGATTATGTCGGGAATAGAATTTAAAAATTACCAGAAGACCGTTGATATTATCAAACAACAGTTAAAAGAGACGGCAAACGGTAATATAACTGACGAAGAGCTGAATCAAACCAAAGCAGTATTAGTCAATCAGATCCTAGAATCCGAGGATCAGCCTTTCCAACAGATGGAGCGTTACATGCACGGGATTATTGGTCGACAACAGCGCCCTTCGGAGGAACTCATAGAGAAAATAAACCAAGTGACGAAAGAAGATATCCAAAAAGTGGCTAAGAAAATTAAGGTAGACACCATTTACTTCCTTACGAGCGAAGAGGAGGGTGAATAG
- the yfmH gene encoding EF-P 5-aminopentanol modification-associated protein YfmH translates to MSLQSIPFEQLDEVLFHEKLANGLDVFILPKNGFNKTYATFTTKYGSMDNHFAPPGQEATKVPDGIAHFLEHKMFEEEEGDVFNDFSKHGANANAFTSFDRTAYLFSSTKNVKENLTTLINFVQNPYFTDENVEKEKGIIEQEIRMYQDNPDWRVFFGLIEAFYHNNPVKIDIAGTVESIYEINKDMLYTCYNTFYHPSNMLLFVIGPVDPEDIMSLVRENQAAKDYQEQPEIQRLFDEEPNQVSIPRHEIDLSIGQSKCMMGYKELALGLQGPELLEQELATSLLMDLLFGQSTDFYQSILEEGLIDDSFGTDYNLEKEYGFSVIGSNTKDPDAFISRIKAHVQETKEKGIDANHFERNKKKKIGSFLRQLNSPEFIANQFTRFEFNNMNLFDVIPTLESITLDQVQQRLQDHFKDEQFATCIVR, encoded by the coding sequence ATGAGTTTACAAAGTATTCCTTTTGAACAGTTAGATGAGGTCCTATTCCACGAAAAGTTGGCTAATGGTTTAGACGTGTTTATATTACCGAAAAATGGATTTAACAAAACGTACGCCACTTTTACAACGAAGTATGGGTCCATGGATAATCATTTTGCCCCACCAGGACAGGAAGCAACGAAGGTGCCAGACGGGATTGCCCACTTCTTAGAGCATAAAATGTTCGAAGAAGAAGAAGGGGACGTTTTTAACGATTTTAGTAAGCATGGTGCCAATGCTAATGCATTCACAAGCTTCGATCGTACAGCCTACCTCTTTTCATCGACAAAGAATGTGAAAGAAAATCTAACGACCTTAATCAATTTTGTTCAAAATCCATACTTTACGGATGAAAATGTTGAAAAAGAAAAGGGCATCATCGAACAAGAGATTCGTATGTACCAGGATAACCCGGACTGGAGAGTCTTTTTTGGATTGATTGAAGCCTTTTACCATAACAACCCTGTCAAAATTGACATCGCCGGTACGGTTGAATCTATCTATGAGATTAACAAAGATATGTTATACACGTGCTACAATACGTTTTATCATCCAAGTAACATGTTACTATTCGTTATTGGACCCGTAGACCCTGAAGACATCATGTCCTTGGTAAGAGAGAACCAAGCAGCAAAGGACTACCAAGAGCAACCGGAGATTCAACGCCTTTTCGATGAAGAGCCAAACCAAGTTTCAATCCCTAGACATGAGATTGACTTATCAATCGGTCAGTCCAAGTGTATGATGGGCTATAAAGAGCTCGCACTAGGCTTGCAAGGACCAGAACTTCTGGAACAAGAACTGGCTACATCTTTGCTCATGGATCTTTTGTTTGGGCAAAGTACTGACTTTTACCAATCCATACTTGAAGAGGGATTAATCGATGACTCCTTTGGAACGGATTATAACTTGGAGAAGGAGTACGGTTTCTCTGTGATTGGGAGTAACACCAAGGATCCTGATGCGTTTATCTCTAGAATAAAAGCGCATGTTCAAGAAACAAAGGAAAAAGGGATCGATGCGAATCATTTTGAGCGTAATAAGAAAAAGAAGATAGGGTCATTTTTACGTCAACTCAATTCTCCAGAGTTTATCGCCAACCAATTCACACGCTTTGAGTTTAATAACATGAATCTGTTTGATGTGATTCCTACACTAGAATCGATTACCCTAGACCAAGTGCAGCAAAGGTTACAGGATCACTTCAAGGATGAGCAGTTTGCAACATGTATTGTGCGCTAA
- the ymfI gene encoding elongation factor P 5-aminopentanone reductase has product MSKRVALITGASGGIGQAIAHHLAREGITLQLHYHANEAKALTLQTELMARYNIDVTVHQANLAEEQGVDHLLSTLLPLPDILIHNAGQAQQRLFTDISSTDYQAFVQLHLTSPFQLTQAIVPHMVANRSGRIIFVTSIWGETGAACESLYAMVKGGATALMKSLALEFAPSNIMVNAVSPGVIDTDMNATLSPEEQSVLKEDIPYGRFGTPDEVAHAIQFLVQEKTTYVTGQTLRVNGGWHT; this is encoded by the coding sequence TTGTCTAAAAGGGTTGCTTTAATCACAGGTGCATCAGGTGGTATCGGCCAAGCAATCGCACATCACTTGGCACGTGAGGGTATAACATTACAGTTACATTACCATGCTAACGAGGCAAAGGCACTCACGTTACAAACGGAACTCATGGCGCGCTACAATATCGATGTAACCGTGCATCAAGCCAATTTAGCAGAGGAACAAGGCGTGGATCATTTACTGTCCACGCTTTTACCTCTTCCAGACATACTGATCCATAACGCTGGGCAGGCTCAGCAGCGCTTATTTACAGACATCTCTTCCACCGATTACCAGGCTTTCGTCCAGCTTCATCTTACATCTCCGTTCCAACTTACCCAAGCGATTGTCCCTCATATGGTGGCAAACAGGTCTGGGCGTATTATCTTTGTCACCTCTATATGGGGAGAAACAGGGGCTGCTTGTGAATCACTGTACGCTATGGTTAAAGGGGGGGCGACTGCTTTAATGAAGTCACTCGCTTTAGAATTTGCTCCCTCCAATATTATGGTCAATGCCGTCTCACCAGGTGTGATTGATACAGATATGAATGCAACCTTAAGTCCTGAAGAGCAGTCCGTTTTAAAAGAGGATATCCCCTATGGGCGCTTTGGGACACCAGATGAAGTGGCCCATGCAATTCAATTTTTAGTCCAAGAGAAGACCACATATGTCACTGGACAAACCTTAAGGGTCAATGGCGGTTGGCACACTTAA
- a CDS encoding DUF3243 domain-containing protein: MSVLDNFDHWKDFLGDRLDQGEHSGLDEHSINEIAFQIGDYLADQVDPQNDEERLLKQLWDVGDEKERHAIANLMVKLVHDEGTNH; this comes from the coding sequence ATGTCTGTACTAGACAACTTCGATCATTGGAAAGACTTTTTAGGAGATCGTTTAGATCAAGGTGAACATAGTGGTTTAGACGAACATTCAATCAATGAAATCGCTTTCCAGATAGGAGATTACCTAGCGGATCAAGTCGATCCACAAAATGATGAGGAACGACTGTTAAAACAACTGTGGGATGTTGGTGACGAAAAAGAAAGACACGCGATTGCAAACCTAATGGTGAAATTGGTTCATGATGAAGGGACTAACCATTAA
- a CDS encoding YmfK family protein gives MTNQVDTHPHKKDWYLEYQIHKNRPGLLGDISSLLGMLQVNIIAINGVDVNRRGMLLESEDDERIALLKQLLERVDNITVTKMRHPKIRDRLAVRHGRYIERDADDKKTFRFVRDELGLLVDFLAEIFKKEGHQLIGIRGMPRVGKTESIVASSVCANKRWSFVSSTLLRQTVRSQMAEDEMSPDHVFIVDGIVSTLRASERHHMLLREILRLPASKVVEHPDIFVRETEYTLDDFDYIIELRNEQDEEIKYEVIDQGFSSFGMN, from the coding sequence ATGACAAATCAAGTAGACACACATCCACATAAAAAAGATTGGTACCTCGAATATCAGATACATAAGAATCGTCCTGGTTTGTTGGGAGATATTTCTTCTTTACTCGGGATGTTACAAGTCAATATCATTGCTATTAACGGTGTTGATGTCAACCGGAGAGGGATGCTGCTTGAGAGCGAAGACGATGAACGCATCGCACTTTTGAAGCAACTCCTTGAAAGAGTGGATAATATTACAGTAACAAAAATGAGGCACCCTAAGATTAGGGACCGCCTTGCTGTCCGTCACGGGCGATATATAGAGAGAGATGCGGATGATAAAAAAACATTTCGCTTTGTGCGTGATGAACTGGGGTTGCTTGTCGATTTCTTAGCTGAAATCTTTAAAAAAGAGGGGCATCAACTGATTGGCATAAGAGGGATGCCACGCGTGGGCAAAACAGAGTCGATTGTAGCTTCGAGTGTGTGTGCCAACAAACGCTGGTCCTTCGTCTCTTCTACACTTCTGCGCCAAACGGTAAGGAGTCAAATGGCAGAGGATGAAATGTCCCCTGACCACGTGTTTATCGTTGATGGCATCGTCTCGACCTTAAGAGCATCTGAACGACATCATATGCTTCTACGCGAAATTTTACGTTTGCCTGCTTCTAAGGTGGTTGAACACCCAGATATATTTGTGCGTGAAACAGAATATACATTAGACGATTTCGACTATATTATTGAGTTAAGAAACGAGCAGGACGAGGAAATCAAATATGAGGTCATTGATCAAGGATTCTCATCATTTGGTATGAACTAA
- a CDS encoding helix-turn-helix domain-containing protein produces the protein MSELGQFLKEKRNEKKMPIETLQEKTKIRKRYIQAIENGEYHILPGPFYTRAFIKSYAEAIGLKGDDIIEQFESELPAIPKNPADSPIPPRKTKNVRARSPKVGKWASRIVLYLFLLVIAFILYLAIVHYMGGDDGEAVDPGSGDGPIGHGEPGELDPSEEDQASEPDPDETGSPEEDDAQQSSENELKPEWVHVETSGQNLTYAFRHADQFELTIQANVGDVWVRLSDLDADTMIDQPTIEEGDERTWDLSDKRNIKIRFGHLRGKKILINGTAVDLSEVEDDLQSHNIIIQYEPLEESS, from the coding sequence TTGTCTGAGCTTGGTCAATTTCTGAAAGAGAAACGCAATGAAAAGAAAATGCCAATCGAAACACTCCAAGAAAAGACAAAGATACGTAAACGTTATATACAAGCGATTGAAAACGGCGAATATCATATTTTACCTGGGCCCTTTTATACTCGCGCTTTTATTAAGAGCTACGCTGAGGCGATAGGATTAAAAGGTGATGACATTATTGAACAGTTTGAGAGTGAGTTGCCTGCCATCCCTAAAAATCCAGCAGACAGTCCCATACCTCCTAGGAAGACCAAAAATGTTCGGGCACGTTCACCAAAAGTGGGCAAATGGGCTTCTAGGATTGTATTGTACTTATTTTTACTTGTTATTGCTTTTATTTTATACCTCGCGATTGTGCACTATATGGGTGGTGACGATGGTGAAGCGGTTGACCCTGGCTCAGGCGATGGACCGATTGGACACGGCGAACCGGGTGAGCTTGACCCTTCAGAGGAGGACCAAGCATCAGAGCCGGACCCTGATGAAACGGGATCACCAGAGGAAGACGATGCTCAACAGTCCTCAGAGAACGAGTTGAAACCTGAATGGGTTCACGTTGAAACATCTGGCCAAAACCTCACATACGCTTTTCGTCATGCAGACCAGTTTGAATTGACAATTCAGGCCAACGTGGGTGATGTATGGGTGAGACTCAGTGATCTTGATGCCGATACAATGATTGACCAGCCAACTATTGAAGAGGGTGATGAGCGTACTTGGGATTTATCAGATAAACGAAATATTAAAATTCGGTTTGGCCACTTAAGAGGAAAGAAAATACTTATTAACGGGACAGCTGTTGACCTTTCCGAAGTGGAAGATGATCTCCAATCGCACAACATTATCATCCAATATGAACCTTTAGAAGAATCATCTTAA
- the pgsA gene encoding CDP-diacylglycerol--glycerol-3-phosphate 3-phosphatidyltransferase, which yields MNLANKITLARIFLVPIIMLFLLVRFDMGEVAFAEVTITYSEMIAAIIFIIAASTDGLDGYIARKRKLVTNLGKFLDPLADKLLITAALISLVDRGSVEAWMVIVIISREFAVTGLRLVAAADGQVIAASKLGKLKTIVQIVAIVAVMLNNFPFGTIGIPFATLSMWVAVIVTIVSGVDYFMKNKSVIQFKKSVQK from the coding sequence ATGAACCTAGCAAACAAAATTACTTTGGCGAGAATATTTCTAGTCCCTATCATCATGCTTTTTTTGCTCGTGAGATTCGATATGGGCGAAGTGGCGTTTGCTGAAGTCACCATTACATACTCTGAAATGATTGCAGCGATTATTTTTATTATCGCCGCTAGCACGGATGGACTAGATGGTTATATTGCCCGCAAGAGAAAGCTTGTCACGAACCTAGGTAAGTTTTTAGATCCCTTGGCCGACAAACTTTTGATTACAGCTGCACTTATTTCTCTAGTGGACCGCGGAAGCGTAGAAGCATGGATGGTCATCGTGATTATTAGCCGTGAATTTGCTGTGACAGGGCTACGTTTAGTGGCGGCAGCTGACGGACAGGTGATAGCCGCCAGCAAGCTAGGGAAACTCAAAACCATCGTTCAGATTGTGGCGATTGTTGCAGTGATGCTCAATAACTTTCCTTTTGGAACGATAGGTATTCCATTTGCAACGCTGTCCATGTGGGTAGCTGTGATTGTGACGATTGTCTCAGGCGTTGACTACTTCATGAAAAATAAAAGTGTGATCCAGTTTAAAAAATCTGTTCAAAAATGA